DNA from Lagenorhynchus albirostris chromosome 3, mLagAlb1.1, whole genome shotgun sequence:
AAGCAGTCTAGTAACACTAGGAAACTGGGCTGGGTGCCTTATGGACAGTCCCAGTGTATAATTTCCCTGAAAGATCGGGATTGGTACAGAACAGATGAAGTCAGATGACCTGGGATATACTGGGCTTCACCTGATGGAAGTTCTTGACTTAAATTCTGACTTATGACTTTACTAATACTGCTAgctctattattttttatattgtctgttttacaaaattgttgtttcttgcattaccaaatgtgtgactgagccgCTTATAAAATGATATCTAGTTCCATATAGGATCAATGATGGTAAGagtgtaactctagatatgggaagaagcaagagGGAATATTTTCCTGGACCATGAGAGACTAGTAAAACGGGTGGTCCAGAGACTTTCTGCCCCTCATAAGGCCTAGTCCTGTAATAGCACACTGAGTGTCCCATCAGTGAAATCTTCGCCAGACCTGGGAGTGAACATTCCTAACACTGTGGGACAAAACGGtcatgaaatgcctcccaaaccATGGTCAAATCTATGACCACGAAGGGGCCCTGCCAACGGGAAACTGgtacttgccatctacctctacaaagATGAAATCATggccactgcagctgctgacctccAACACCACCTGAAAGGAGTTctgggtggagatcaggaataagacactctgtgctctgggaaaagctggcagaacaggccttcagatagttagatattttcaggagaagattttatgagcccaaattcttgcatcttctcatacctagAGAAACACTGACATCATTAACGATTACATCTGCTTTGGCTATTAAGgagaaaataacaattaaaaagtcaaaatagtaCAGCTGTGGTTCAGACATCCAAGGAAATAACTAGGTGACACTATGGATGTGATTTCGGACAAGTCCTTGTATTGCTAAGAACTTGAGTTTTCTGAGCTGTGTCGTACTTGAAATGCCACCAGCTACTCTCAAAACAATGTCTGCCGGCGGCTGGTGGCCACAACCTTACTTTTTCAAGGTCTCCTCTCataactattatatttttaaacaatgaactTGCTTTAGATCGTATGTTAACAAGAAAACACGTGTAGTGACCAATAGCACCTGTTATCTATGTGTTAATACCACATCAAAAGTTAAAAACTACTTAGATAAAACTAGACAACTGGCTACCTGGCTAGAAGTCTCCCCAAAGTGCCAGGTCCAGACTGGGTTTCAGGCTTATTctcctgaaaagaaatgagatctATTTTGGCTATTAACGTCAGGTTGTCACTCCTCCAACTACTTCTAACTGGGTCTGTTACACCTACATCAATCATACTGGGCTAATAGAAGAGGACATCAAAAACGTAtatgaccgggcttccctggtggctcagtggttgagagtccgcctgccgatgcaggggacgcaggttcgtgccccagtccggggggatcccacatgccgcggagcggctgggcccgtgagccgtggccgctgagcctgcgcgtccggagcctgtgctccgcaacgggagaggccacaacagtgagaggcccgcgtactgcaaaaaaaaaaaagtatatgaccATGCCAACTGGCTCCATTCCTTTGGACAGGGTAACCCAAACGCTGACTCTCATCTGGACCAGGATTAAAATTGCTACCAGATATAACCTGGTTATTACTCCTGCTTGGGCACCTGGTTGCAGTAATTCTTTTACTGATCTTTGGCCCCTGCCATCTTAATCTGcttgtctattttgttctttctaaAGACACAACGGTTTCCCAGACAAGATGAAGGTGACGCAGAGGTTCCAGCCACTCCTCGGAACAGATCATGCGAGAATAACAGCGGAAGTCACCCTGGATCCCTTAACGAGACAGAGTGAGAGCTCTGTGACCCCAGCTAGGTAGGGTCTGCTAGCCCATTGCCAGCCTGAAGAAGCTACAGAAGATAGACCTACACCCTTCATCCTCCCAATAAAGATTTCTTGGGGTTCATGTCTCTCAGGGGGgatttgaggcaggagatagacaggccccaggctgagcagctagAGTTCGTTCCCTGGGGACAGAAACTCCCTAACAGCAGGAGCCGGTGAggaagctgagccctgcccagagagaagaccacatattcctcattctcgaagTCAAGGAGATCTTCCCGACTACACACGCACAGAAAGGCTCCTCGAAGGTCAAATGAAGGGGGCGTCACCTCATAGTAAGTGATgccaacctacccataggcctcttcgctagcatccatcttggctaagagatgtgcacacacacatgggaggaccctgGGATAAACCAAATTCGGACTCAGAATCAGGCAAATCAAACTGAttggccagggacttccctggtggttcagaaGTGGGAAGATTATGTAGTTAAAGGGGAACTGAACACTGAGAGGCGTtggtctccttccttcctgctagCACTCTGGCAAGGACAACACCAAGTGGCACAGCCCTAGGGCAACTTGGGGACATTCACAGCAAAGGGACACCTGAGTTGGCATCTTCAAGCTGCTCCTGGTTCCCAGGGGCGATCTTACTTCCTGCACCCAGTTTTCTGCCCCCGGGGccgcctccctccaccccctcccctgcactGTGCCCGGTCTCCCCTGGCTTCTCAGAAGTCCTGAAGAAGGGGGAATATTACCTTGCAAGGGGAAGGGAGCCCATCTCatcccctccctgcagcctcatcTTGCTTGCAGGTGGAGGAAGCTCTGCTTTCAATACTTCCTTAAACACCAGCCAACCACCCCAAGCAGAACTGCATCGTCTAGAGAGCAATCGATCGATGGAGCCCCCGCAGTGTCCCCAGCCCAGTAATCCAGAGCAGTGGGAAAACCCAGGCAAGTGATGCAAATGTGCAATGAAAGCCAGGCACTTCCTGCCTTCAAGTTCTTTGCTGTGTGGATTAAGCTGATACGTCTCTGAGCCTGCTTTCGGTGGAAAATGAGCATCAGAGCATCACCCAGTTCCTAGGGCTCGGGTGAAGGTTCCAAAAGGTGATACCTGCCGAGTCCTTAGCATGGGAATAAGCCCTCAATATGAATGACTCTTTGGattgctttctgtctctttgttacCACGACAGGTGCCACATTGAATTTGTGTGCGTACCTCTCCGTTTGTGACACATGCGTGCGAGTGTGCTTACCAAATGAAATCCTTGAAGTGAAACTGATGGACGTTAGGCGAGGTGCATTTGGGGATCTTGATGGATTTGCCAAACTGTCCTTTCAAAAGGCTGGATCCATTTCAAATCCCAGCATCCGGGTATTAGGGATGCTTTTCACCTACATGCTTGCAACACCGCGAATCTTCAGATTCGACCAACGCTCTGATCGTTGACCAAATTACGATAGGTGCAAAAGAAAAGGTGTATTCcgtgtgcttttaatttttagttatCTTATTCAGAACAGAGAGAATATCGCGTTTCACATTCGGTCGTGTATCTTTTAAGAACCCGACTTcgtattcatttcattttctagaaaGTCTTAGTCACTTCTTAATGACTTAACTTCTGAGTTATATATCTTAGAACAGTTTTGTCTATTTTGGGCCTTgcaaacctttcttttttctgtcttgctgcagaaaaaagtgtgtgtgtgtgcctttaaCTTGGAAGGTATTTTTAATGCAGACATTATTTATATGTGAAACATAGCAACATTCTCTTTTATGTCTTCTTCGTTTTTTTCTAACATACTTAAAAAGTCTGCACTGCACCCAGATGAATTTTTATGAATGTATCATACTTTCATAACTGTACTTAACTGTACAGAACTGTACATCAGTACTTTCATAACtgaaagtggggtctggctgTTCACTgttcaaaagccaataaagaggcaaggtcgttggaaaggaaagtttgctttattttcagaTGCCGGCGACGGGGGTGGGGAATGGCGGGGGGCAGAGGGCGGACTTCTAACCAAAGGCCGACCCTCCGCCCCCCATAATCAGTGGGCAAGAGATTTTATACATGGGGGGAGGGgactacatgcagaaacagtCATTTTGAAATTGGTCagcggtggtctgaccagcatcaCCTTGATTGTTCCAAGTACAGTTCAAGTCTTCatttccagggtcggtttgttcccatttccttaagGCCAATTATTGGAATTGTGGCaacttatgtcatggctacattCTGGTCAtcgtgtagttaacttcttccacctggtggaggtttcagtTATCtgcaagacagctcacaggatagggctcagaatattatctagaGCCCTCGAGAAGGAACTAAATGAAGGTCCTTGattttgcttaatgactaaactattattatttagtcttattgggctgtgttcctttgtttctgcattctcccttctctgattaaacttattctttggctgaaATTCGTCTACAGACAAAAGGTAGGCGGAGGACGTTGGGAGGAAGgaccacagggccctgctccatTTCACTTTCatggcttcttttttgtttgtgaaAGTGACGGAATTTGCATTTTATAGCCAAGAGGGCTGGCGTCATCTTTCTGTGTTGATCAGCAACCTGAACTTCTTTGTGAATTTTCTGCTTGTACCCATTCCCTTGTTCTAATGAGCATTTCCTGGGGGGATAGAGCAACGTTAAAAGCTAGCCTTTATTGACCACTTGCTGGAGGCCTGCGCTATGCGAAGGGCCTCGCATGTGTCTCTCCTTAAAATCTCATCACagcccattttattattatttaaattttttattttaatacaatttgtAAAGGTTGctttctatttgcagtttttacaAAGTATCAGCGACATTCCCCGTGTTGTACGGTACATGGTGGAATCTGTCTTACAGCCAGTAGTTTGAACCTCTCACTCCCCTACTCCTATATTGTCCGCACacacactggtaaccaccagtttgttctatctgtgactctgctttttttatgttatattcaccagtttgttgtaTTTCACAGCCTGTTTTAAGATGGAAACATTGAACTTAAGCTGATGGGGGTGTGAGTTTCCCAAAGGCTAAAACGTGACATTCCGGAGATTGGAATCCAGGTGTGTTGAGAAACTCCAGATCCTACATACTGAACCATGCTCGGTAGCGATTCTTTTTGACTGTGAATGGCTTTCAGCTAGATGGAGGTAGGGAAGGGACACCAGGTGGGCTGCAAAGAACCATCAAAGGTCCAGAGTGGGGACCACGACAAGACAGGGATTGGAAGGTCTTGCAGATGGAGTTAGCCAGCAGAGCTAGACTTTAGAACCCAGCGGGGGTTTCACACAGTATGAAAGAAGGTCGGGGACAGTTCCGAGGATCACGCCCCCAGGCTCAGGAGAGCTTAATGTCCCTTTGAGGGTGCTGCTGGCTAAACCCTCAGGTTTATAAAGGAAATTCCTTCTGTAGTTGGGGGTCTCAGGGAGTGTACGATCACCTGGACCCCAGGAATTCTGGACACTTTTGTCTCCCCTCTTTCTTCTACCTGCCCTCCCACACCAGCAATGCTGCTGGCTCCAGCTCTGACATCTATCCACCTCCTATTCacctccttcttctctcccccaccccactcccagcccaggcCAGGCCACTGTAACTCCTCACTCTGGAATGAAATTTTCAAGTCTCAATGTCTACAAGTAAAGCTTCTTAGACCACAGCCACGTGTACTTGGCACATACGGTCTGTGACAGCTGAGTGGCTTGATTCACTGATACTAACAAAGTACTGTCCCAACCCTACAAAGCCCAGGTAGTGTCTCTTCATCTTGCAGCTACGCCGCTGTTACTCGTTTCCTGAGGCTGCCGTAACAGAGCACCACCCactagtggcttgaaacaacagaaatttactctttcaccattctggaggccagagatctgaaatcaaggtgtccgaAGGGCTGCACTCCTTTCAAAGGCTTTAGGGGAgattccttctttgcctctttctgGCTTCTGGGGTTTACCGGCAATCCTTGGGGTTCTTTGGTGTATTTTGCGTCACTCCAATGTCTACCTCCAActttcctctgtgtctctgtgtgtcctctcctTTTCCTATGAAGACATCATGGGATGTAGGGTCCACCCTCATCCTTACTTCTCAAAGACCCTGTTGCCAGATGAGGTCATGTGCTGAagttctgggtggacatgaattgGGGGGTGACATATTCAAGCCACTACAGTCATCAAGAACGGGTGTCCTCCAAGACCACAGGGCAAGAGAATTGAAAGGCAGTGTGGCATGTTTACAAGATCAGGCTATGGAAGTGACCCTTGGTCCGCTTCTACTCTCTTCCAATTAGGCAGGTCAGTCATGTGACCGCATCAGGGGTGGTCCCACCACGGGGGCgtcagggaggctgggaagatgGAGAGGAACACATGGATATTGGGGGacccctcctccatccctggGTGCTGTGGCTGTAGCCCTGAGGCCCAGCAGAGCATCTGGCCCACAGTGGATGTTCAATGAAGGTTTGTTGAAAGAGTACCAGGAAGGTGAGTGTGGGAAGTTACATAGAAAAATTGAGGGACACCCTGGCCCACCTACTCTGCACACTGGGGACCGGCAGAAGCTGGAGGGGAATTCCCTGCACTGTAGAACTGAGTCTGGTCCCTCCCTTTGCCGGACATCCCCAGGGTGGGGCATGGTTGGTCCCTGGCAGGTTCAGGCAGGCAGAGGGCCCCATAGCTGCATGAGAGCTGAggttccttccctcttcctgcctctaCACACCCTCCACCCTGCCACACAGCTGATGAAGTGCCTGCAGAGGATCATGAGAGCAGAAGAAGCCTCGGGCTGCCAGGTGCCCCACCGGCCCTGGGTGTCCATCCGGAGGGTGGCTTTGTTGCTGCTTCTCCTTGGCATGGTGATAGGCTGCCTGGTCTGCAGTGTGCGCCTCACCCGAAAGCAGCAGGTGGATTCAGCTGGGGTAAGTCCAGAagggaggatgagagagagaCGTACATCTGCCTCCTGCAAGCTCAGGAGCATGGGGACCTCCAGCTGGGGCCgggccctggggagggggtgcagcGCCGAGGGCAGGTAAGcaactgaggaaagaatcagcTCAGGGCAGAGGGATGGTGAGCTAGAGCGCGGACTAACAGACTCgcgaccaaaaaagaaaaagaaaacaaaaagatcagaatgagatgaataaaaatctgccaggggggcttccctgaccgtccagtggttaacaccCCTCGCTTCCAGCGCAGTGGGGcggggggttcgatccctggtctggggaatTAATAGCCCGCATagcacgtggcgtggccaaacaATAGAAAAGACAACTGCCAGGAAGAAAGAGCTGGTGGAAAAGAACAGAGCGAGAGAGAccagagcagggaggggaggcaggggcaaGGCTGCCCCCGGGGGTCTCCGGCTCTGGATAGTCAGTTCTGCCGACACCAGGAGGTAAATCCCGGGTGGAGATCCCGGGGTGGAGGAAGATACATACCGTATGGGGGCCTGGAAAATGACTCGTCTTTGGTGTTCCCCCAGCAGGCTGACTCAGAGGCTGCTGGGGGCTTCTCAAAGCTGGGAAGGGGCGGTTCCGGGACCTCCAAGGACAGGAGGAACCCTGGACACCTACCACAGGGTCTGGCTTTGGGGGCTGCATTACGGGGGTGGGAGAGCTTTGCAGGGGAGAGAGGCAGGTGTGCCGGGGCGCCCTGTGTTATATCCTGGAAACTAAGAAGTTCTTCAGAAGGTCTTCTCTTCATGCTCACGGCTAGTTCAAACCTACTTTCTCTTTAAGAGTTCTTCACAAAGGTCCCAACTCAGTCCGGTGGGATGATGGGTGGATAGAAGGATGGGTCAAGAAAAGAGAGCTCTTCCCTCGGGAACACTCAAGACCTCtggtctcttttcttttcttttcttttcttccagtgggACTTAGCGGAGCTGCAGCTGAATCACACAGGTAAAACCAGATGCATATGTGtgttggagaaagagaaaagaaggagggtgggggagggagagagagaaagagaaattgcgaaaggatgagaaaaagaaacaaagagagggAGATATGGTGGTGTTCTGTTCAGCACCTGCTTCCTGGCTCAGCCTTTTGTTTTCTCCCTTGGGAGATCCCAAATCAATTAAACCAAGCTAATGACCATCACTAACGTGCCCTCACTGAGGCCACAAACACTAATTAAGCGGCTACTGTGAGGCAAGCCCTGTTCTGGGTGTCCCGAGAGCCCACAGAACCGACAGAAATCCCTGCCCTGTCGGTGTTGCCCTTCTACCAAGGggatcagaaaataaataaataaacaaggaaaatatgCAGCATGGCAAGAGAGTAAAACACGCATCTGGTACTTCTGGGAGGAATATTAAGTAAGGGAGGGGGATCGGGCAGGCCAGCGTTGGGTTTGCCCTTGAAGATGCGGTCATCGGGGAAGGCATCCCTGAGAAGGGGGCTTTGGAGCAAGGACGTGAAGGAACGTGAGGGCGGGTGCATTTGGCAGTACTCTCCCAGCCTCTCTCTAACCCCCTTCCTCTTTGggcctctcccccccaccccccgactcaTCCCCAGAGGGCTGGGTGTGTGTTCATTCCATTTTGTAACGGAGGGAAATCTTCGTCTTTTTTCTCCGGGTGCTTTCTGCTCGGGCTGCTATGACAGAATAACAGACCAGATGGCTTATGAACGAGACATttctttctcatggttctgggggCTATGAAGTCCAAGGCACcggcagatctggtgtctggcGAGAGcccgcttcctggttcataaacAGCCagccatcttctttttttcttttttaagtttttttttttgatgtggaccatttttaacgtctttattgaatttttcacAATCTTGCTTCTGCTCTTTAGCTGCGAGGcctgtgggattttagctcccccGACTTAGGGTTGGAACCCACGCCCCatgcattgggaacatggagtcttaaccactggaccaccagggaagtccccagccagCCATCTTCTCATCTTTTTGCTGGGTCTTCACGTGgctgaaagggagggagagagctctccgagctcttctctttctctccccacccccctttctttttttttttttttctattctttggcCACCCCACATCACCCCACCCGGCCCCgcggggcatgcgggatcttagttccccagccacgGATGGAACCCGTAcgcctgcactggaagcacggaatcttaaccactgaacccgccagggaagtcactctttctctttttaaattgagatatagttgacatacaacgttgtattagtttccggtgtacaacatgattctttatttgtatatattacaaaacgATCGCCACAGTGTCTAGCtaacatagttacaattttttttctgccatgGGAACTTGTAAAAtcttctctcttagcaactttcaaatatacaacacagtatcattaactctagtcaccatgctgcacatgACACCGCCAGGACTTAGtttataacttattttataaGTTTTACCTTTCGAccaccttcacctattttgcccacccCGGCTCCCACctgtggcaaccaccagtctgttctctgtatctatgagtttgggttttgttttcttttagattgCACGTATAAGagaagtcatacagtatttgtctttgtctgacttacccctaggtccacccatgttgtcacaagtggccgaatttccttctttttttatggttgaattatatatatgtataatatcacatatattatatataataatatatataaacatctttatccattttatatatgtgtgtgtatggtgtgtgtatatatatacatatgtatatgtatacatatatgtgtgtgtatgtgtatatacagatatatagatatatagatatgacatctttctccattcatccatcagtggatatggggtctcttttataagggctcCATCTTCATGATCTAATCACTTCCCAATGgcccaccttctaataccatccccttgggggttaggtttcaacatgggAGTTTGGGGCATTCCCTCTATAGCACTCAGTTTCCCTAAAcctccatccttccatccctTCTCCCACAACCCTCTCAGGATCGCGGCAGGACCCCAGGCTGCGCtggcagggaagcccagccctgggcCGCTCCTTCGTGCATGGGCCAGAGCTGGACAACGGGCAGCTGCGTATCCAACGTGATGGCATTTATAGGCTGCACATCCAGGTGACCTTAGCCAACTGCTCTTCCTCTACGTGGACCGCCAAGCCCCTTAGCGCCACCCTGAGCGTGGCCATCTGCTTCCCCACAGCCCACAGCATCAGCCTGCTACGCCTCAACTTTCACCAAAGCTGCTCTGTCGCCTCCCAGCGCCTTACCTTCTTAGCCCACGGGGACATTCTCTGCACCAACCTTACTCCGCCTCTGCTGCCCTCCAGAAACGCTGATGAGACTTTTTTTGGGATTCAGTGGGTGTGCCCTTGACCATTGCACTTCCTGGCCCAAATTTGTTGAGAAggagttttttctttgttttatcgTCAATTTATTcgtaagtattttattattttattattgtattgtaTCCAAAGGTTGTATTTCTCTTCCTGAGAAtgcattggctttttttttaacttttttattattttttctttttttggtcgcaccatgtggcatgtgggatcttagttccccaagcagggaatGAACCCACACCCACCTGAAGGGCATCtgaagggcagagtcctaaccactggaccaccgtgAGATTGCATTGTTAATGCACAGAAACATAATTGATGTTTCTATATtgatttggggtgtgtgtgtgctgtttttctgtttgtttctttgttttactttacaGAATCTGTTTATTAGATCCAACAGTTTTtggttaaagtattttttaaaaactcttctaaaaataaaaaccattttatttcttcctttccacgtCTGATACCTGTCTTTTTCTTCTACAATACCTAGGTCATTTTGCACCtatatctgtaggataaattcctagaagtggaatggctgggtccaAGAGGGtgtgtttataattttgatatttattaataaattggCCTCTACAGGTGTTGAAccaatttagatttttaatctgCACCATGTGACCATGGCTGCTCTGTGGGATGTGAAAAGAAGcttttcatttgtcttatttCTAATAAAAGGGGAGCCTATTCCCCGCCCCCATACCTCAGTGTCATTTgaatcatttgtattttcttttctgtagaatCATGTGtagacactcttttttttttttttttttttttttttgcggtacgcgggcctctcactgttgtggcctctcctgttgcggagcacaggctctggacgcacaggctcagcggccatggctcacgggcccagccgctccgcggcatgtgggatcttcccggaccggggcacgaacccgtgtcccctgcatcggcaggcggactctcaaccactgcaccaccagggaagcccgacactctttttttttaattgaggtgaaattcacataaaataaaattaaccctGTTAAAGTGGCATTAATGCATTCAcataactatattcaatatctggtaataaggcataatggaaaagaatatgaaatatatatatatttttttgagaaaccgccAAATAGTTTTGCAATGTGTCCACGCCTTGCCCAGTTTTTCTTAACTGAGTCATCAaccttttgctttctgttttgtacaAAGTTTTTATATGTTGAGGAATTTAGCCCTTTATCTGTAACATgagttgcaaatatcttctcagtttgtcttttcacttttgacgttgcctatgattttttttttttttttttgctgtgcattctttttatttttacgtCCTTGGATGTaaatatctgtttcttctttaatggCTTGTGGATTTCCTGATCCAACACTCTCCAAAATTCCACACTGCTCAAAATTGTTCTCACTTTACCTGGCTTGAAGTACCAGGCTGAGACCTCATCTCTGTCCTGGCATTTTCACAGTGCCCCCTCCCCAACACCTCCCTGCAAAATAAGttacttaattaatttaattttttttttttttttttgcggtacgtgggcctctcactattgtggcctctcccgttgcggagcacaggcttcggacgcgcaggctcagtggccatggctcacgggcctagccgctccgcggcatgtgggatcttcccggaccgtggtacgaacccgtgtccccggcatcggcaagtggactctcaaccactgcgccaccagggaagcccaattaacttaatttttaaaaaaccacctgGGCTTACAGAGCTCTGGTTTctcagatattgccaaatttctCCCAACCTCTTCCTTCccgcttttatttgttttcttccttcttctctccttcaaAACAATCACTCCTTTATTCCCTCTGCTATAGCCACCAGAAACCAACCTCACACCCACCCCTTTCCTGATCACAAAATCCTCGGAGATCTTAGAGTAACTTCTCTTCCCCAGTAGGAGGCAGAGACCTTGTAGCTGGAAGTTCTTTGGAAATTGTCATCAGCTTATGCAACTTAATGGGGTAAAAGGTATCAATCATTTCCCTACTCTCCTCCCATCACCATGGCAACTACCTAACCAATGAATGTCTGATCCTAGGATCTTATCCTGACTTTGATTATTCAAGATTTAATCATCTTGAATTATTAAAACTGCCATCTAGGTTTTCCTTTGGGTTAAGaaggaacaaaatattagcaaaccaaattcaacaatacacttaaaggatcatacaccatgatcaagtgggatttattccagggatgcaagaatggttcaacatatgcaaataatCAGTGTactacaccacattaacaaaatgaaggataaaaaccatacgatcatctcaatagatgcaggaaaatcgtttcacaaaattcaacattcattcatgataaaagttTCAACAAACTGCCTATAGAGAGAAGGTATCTCAagataaaaaaggccatatatgacaaggccacagctaacatcacgttcaatggtgaaaagctgaaagcttttcttgtaagatcaggaacaagacaaggatgcccactctcaccatttttattcaacatagtactggaggtcctagccagagcaattaggcagaaaaagaaataaaggcatccaaatcaggaagagagaagaaaaaatgtctctatttgtagatgatgtgattttatatatagaaatccCTAAATATcccacaaaaaaactgttagaattaataaattcagtaaagttgcaagatacaaaatcaatatacaaaaatcagttccatttctatgcattaacagtgaactatcagaaagagaaattaaggaaacaatcccatttataattcaaaaatttaatCTAAGAGGTGAAAAATCAgtgcactgaaaactacaagacattgatgaaattgaagaggacacaaacagatggaaagatatatcatggtcgtggattggaagaattaatattgtcaaaatgtctgt
Protein-coding regions in this window:
- the CD70 gene encoding CD70 antigen; this encodes MFNEGLLKEYQEGECGKLHRKIEGHPGPPTLHTGDRQKLEGNSLHCRTESGPSLCRTSPGWGMVGPWQVQAGRGPHSCMRAEVPSLFLPLHTLHPATQLMKCLQRIMRAEEASGCQVPHRPWVSIRRVALLLLLLGMVIGCLVCSVRLTRKQQVDSAGWDLAELQLNHTGSRQDPRLRWQGSPALGRSFVHGPELDNGQLRIQRDGIYRLHIQVTLANCSSSTWTAKPLSATLSVAICFPTAHSISLLRLNFHQSCSVASQRLTFLAHGDILCTNLTPPLLPSRNADETFFGIQWVCP